The Streptomyces sp. TLI_105 DNA segment TGGACGCAGGTTCTCCCGGGGTTCTGTTCTCGGAGCGGTTGTGGCTGCATACTGATCCTCCTCGCACCCGGTGGCGAACCGTTTTACCTGCTCATTTGTCGTTCTCACGACACTTTCGGCACCGGGCGAGAACCCCCTCCTGCTGCCGCCGCGGACTCCCCGCGGCGGGAGTCGTCCCTGCCCGTGAAAGACCCGAGGACCCGTGCCAGTACCTGTTCTCCTGACCGGGCGCTCCGTGCGCCTGGAGCCGCTGGCGATGCGGCACGCCGAAGCCCTCGCCCGGGCCGGCGGGGCGGACCGATCGGCCTACGCCTTCACCCCCGTACCCGATGGCCTCGAATCGGCCCTCGACTACATCGCCCGCGCCCTCGCCGATCAGGCGGCAGGCCGTTGCCTGCCCTTCGCCCTGGTCAGTACGGCCGACGAGAGAGTCATCGGCTCGACCCGCTTCCTCGAACTCGACTACTGGCGGGGCCCGCTGGTGTGGCCGCCGGTGCCCGGCATGCCCCACGGCGATCCGCTGACCGCCGTCCCGGACGCCGCCGAGATCGGCAACACCTGGATCGCCGGCGACGCCCGGGGCACCGGAATCAACACCGAGGCCAAGTACCTCA contains these protein-coding regions:
- a CDS encoding GNAT family N-acetyltransferase, whose product is MPVPVLLTGRSVRLEPLAMRHAEALARAGGADRSAYAFTPVPDGLESALDYIARALADQAAGRCLPFALVSTADERVIGSTRFLELDYWRGPLVWPPVPGMPHGDPLTAVPDAAEIGNTWIAGDARGTGINTEAKYLMLRHAFEAWGVRRITMRADARNTRSRIAIERLGATCEGIRRAHSRGLDGAVRDTAFYSILDEEWPTVRDIIELRLSTPRQVRVPQDLLPA